In one window of Solanum pennellii chromosome 2, SPENNV200 DNA:
- the LOC107010758 gene encoding F-box/kelch-repeat protein At3g23880-like — translation MNNARRITGGVPGLNDEILGVIFSRLPVKTLMRLKCLYKDYSKLISSPWFINLYSKRFSSIPDNHCIFVQTGEINRLIRIQYPGDLIKLNEPCSTDYTVIGSINGLICLVTLIDSRQWICLWNPAINQYKMFRVHNENPQEKRKCDISMGFGYDKDSDDYKVMRILSYKKGGPLTILEIYSTNSECWKEVKSNRRLKMSTSFCNVIVEGFTCWVAEDLDGDIVLASFVWSKEKFFIITFPEEVILTSQNFVATNYHGSFAVLAYSSPTKFKARIDVWEIELDIAAKQCKWIKKNTFHTDFGLSTHWGLTGGDIVVENAPNMPFLFNLTTKQRWELGINPILSLTNYTQSLVSIKGFRRVGNQLKRKRKDSNPVRARLN, via the coding sequence ATGAATAATGCAAGACGAATTACCGGTGGTGTTCCGGGTCTTAACGATGAGATTCTTGGGGTTATTTTTTCAAGATTACCAGTCAAAACTCTGATGCGATTGAAGTGCTTATATAAGGACTATTCCAAGCTGATTTCAAGCCCCTGGTTTATCAATCTGTATAGCAAGAGGTTTAGTTCAATCCCTGATAACCATTGTATCTTTGTTCAGACTGGGGAGATAAATCGTTTGATCCGTATACAATATCCTGGCGACTTGATAAAGCTTAATGAACCCTGTTCGACCGATTATACTGTTATAGGTTCAATCAATGGCTTGATCTGTTTAGTTACTCTGATTGATTCCCGTCAATGGATTTGCCTATGGAACCCTGCCATAAATCAATACAAGATGTTCCGTGTGCACAATGAGAACCCTCAAGAGAAACGCAAATGTGATATTAGTATGGGTTTTGGATATGATAAAGATTCTGATGATTACAAGGTCATGAGGATTCTAAGCTATAAAAAAGGTGGGCCGTTGACTATACTTGAGATTTACTCAACCAATTCGGAGTGTTGGAAAGAAGTGAAGTCTAATCGTCGCTTAAAAATGAGTACCAGCTTCTGTAATGTAATAGTTGAAGGGTTTACTTGCTGGGTTGCAGAGGATTTGGATGGAGATATTGTTCTTGCCTCGTTTGTTTGGAGTAAAGAGAAGTTCTTCATAATAACTTTCCCGGAAGAAGTGATACTTACATCTCAAAATTTTGTGGCCACCAACTATCATGGGTCATTTGCAGTGCTTGCATACTCTTCACCCACAAAATTCAAGGCGCGTATTGATGTTTGGGAGATTGAACTTGATATCGCTGCAAAGCAGTGTAAATGGATAAAGAAGAACACCTTTCACACGGATTTTGGCCTTTCAACACATTGGGGTCTTACTGGTGGAGATATAGTAGTTGAAAATGCTCCAAACATGCCCTTCTTGTTCAACCTCACAACAAAACAAAGGTGGGAATTGGGAATAAATCCTATTCTTTCACTTACCAACTATACTCAGAGCCTTGTATCAATTAAGGGGTTCAGGCGTGTCGGCAATCAACTGAAAAGGAAGAGGAAGGATTCAAATCCAGTAAGAGCAAGATTGAACTGA